One segment of Panicum virgatum strain AP13 chromosome 1K, P.virgatum_v5, whole genome shotgun sequence DNA contains the following:
- the LOC120700888 gene encoding pentatricopeptide repeat-containing protein At2g17670-like, whose amino-acid sequence MGKVPHAMRAAAAKLPVALVPKPKPKPHDASTSAPPPARRGTNPAKPHRKRHRGPEAPEALATDAALPGAQGDGEGEGRKPIRTPADLAAAIRAAADADIDAAVSLALEAPPAVPLPTHSLALLLRRLAARRSVAAARDLLGKLHPAPPDGDPASSTAPRGALLALADAVCRRGDPREISRLLPVLAGHGVRADAHVYNALMKAHVAASDPAGALAVLRRMERDGVQPDLVTYNTLVYALARAGMVAKARTFLDTMAAQGHFPDVITYTSLMNGMCVQGDALGALKLLEEMEAKGCQPNERTYNTLLMGLCKNKKMDKAVEVYKFMVAAGMKMDAPAYATFVRALCRSGSVADAYEVFDYAIQTKSITEVTAYTELENSLKWLRKMKS is encoded by the coding sequence atgGGGAAGGTGCCGCACGCCATGCGCGCCGCAGCAGCCAAGCTCCCCGTCGCCCTCgtccccaaacccaaacccaaaccccacgACGCTTCCACCTCCGCTcccccgcccgcgcgccgcggcaccAACCCCGCTAAACCCCACCGCAAGCGCCACAGGGGCCCCGAAGCCCCGGAGGCCCTTGCCACCGACGCCGCGCTCCCTGGCGCGCAGGGGGATGGCGAGGGCGAGGGGCGGAAgcccatccggacccccgccgacctcgccgccgccatccgcgcCGCGGCGGACGCCGACATCGACGCGGCGGTGTCCCTGGCCCTCGAGGCGCCCCCCGCGGTCCCGCTCCCGACCCACTCCctcgcgctcctcctccgccgcctcgccgcccgccgctccgtcgccgccgcgcgggacCTGCTGGGCAAGCTGCACCCGGCCCCTCCCGACGGAGACCCCGCGTCCTCGACGGCCCCGCGCGGGGCGCTGCTCGCGCTCGCCGACGCCGtctgccgccgcggcgaccCGCGCGAGATCTCCCGCCTCCTCCCGGTCCTCGCCGGCCACGGCGTCCGCGCCGACGCGCACGTCTACAACGCGCTCATGAAGGCGCACGTCGCGGCATCCGACCCCGCCGGCGCCCTCGCGGTGCTCCGCCGGATGGAGCGCGACGGCGTCCAGCCCGACCTCGTCACCTACAACACGCTCGTCTACGCGCTCGCGCGCGCGGGGATGGTCGCCAAGGCCAGGACCTTCCTCGACACCATGGCCGCGCAGGGGCACTTCCCGGACGTCATCACCTACACCTCGCTCATGAACGGGATGTGCGTCCAGGGCGATGCGCTCGGGGCGCTTAAATTGCTCGAGGAGATGGAGGCCAAGGGGTGCCAGCCCAATGAGCGCACCTACAACACGCTGCTCATGGGTCTCTGCAAGAACAAGAAGATGGACAAGGCCGTCGAGGTGTACAAGTTCATGGTAGCGGCTGGGATGAAGATGGACGCGCCGGCGTATGCCACCTTTGTCAGGGCATTGTGTCGATCGGGCAGCGTTGCAGACGCTTACGAGGTGTTTGATTATGCCATTCAGACTAAGAGCATCACAGAGGTGACGGCATATACTGAGCTTGAGAACTCACTCAAGTGGCTGCGCAAGATGAAGTCATGA
- the LOC120700980 gene encoding ATPase family AAA domain-containing protein 2-like, translated as MASSRPGESNGGATGSTLPSCRKLEPFSDDAVSFFLKYDISAAAAFMSSLRHYPVMEQIEITKKNLELFRKHDSSWGVAEEDEDEEYDYEVDKVDGDEDDEVDEAEEDEKGGGQEILKVMVDDKKLATDGQHQLPNEGERESKKPRLAEGFGCQGEAEDVI; from the exons ATGGCAAGCAGCCGGCCAGGCGAAAGCAACGGCGGTGCCACGGGTTCCACCCTTCCGTCCTGCAGAAAGTTAGAGCCGTTTTCTGATGACGCTGTTAGCTTCTTCCTCAAGTACGACATctctgccgccgctgccttcATGTCTTCCCTTCGTCATTACCCGGTCATGGAACAGATTGAAATCACGAAAAAG AATCTGGAATTATTCAGGAAGCATGATTCCTCCTGGGGAGTGGCCGAGGAGGATGAAGATGAGGAGTATGATTACGAGGTGGACAAGGTTGATggcgatgaagatgatgaggtGGATGAAGCTGAGGAGGACGAGAAGGGGGGAGGTCAGGAGATACTGAAG GTGATGGTTGATGACAAGAAACTTGCAACTGATGGACAACATCAACTCCCCAATGAAGGTGAACGAGAGTCCAAGAAGCCAAGATTAGCAGAGGGATTTGGGTGCCAGGGAGAAGCTGAGGATGTCATTTAG